In Ostrea edulis chromosome 6, xbOstEdul1.1, whole genome shotgun sequence, a single window of DNA contains:
- the LOC125645626 gene encoding antiviral innate immune response receptor RIG-I-like isoform X4 — translation MAEDTAEPNSSLYYMDSIKCRLDCPEIPTLVKLYRPLIVRCLKVEDVVHYLDGVINTREREKIIQREDKKGSTIAMEDLLHTIEDSSHGEKWTKFVNIVERKGYEYVAKALRGEEVNSDVFKKYTRLLEPHKMNLVERLNPEDLLVTLETQKRVITTTDREQIKAEMKNKGPMAGTIVLLDRIWRRFENWYRAFLDVLCQKEYKYLVEEIDDEFAEEWDKKIQEGNHPEDINQQCSVDAQGQFQNFITPVQCVSDNDEYNLGSSLNINSLVSSGCSRTIKPISVSDDNLDEQVKNAEEITGEDVEETTEKEVEITKTKENHANETESNNVYPCKSVEDTTQGYVYCVESTSIEDKEVILDTFEERRYQNELAEPAKRGQNCLIIAPTGSGKTIVAVKIIQHHLQVKTRPKIKKIAFVVDKNNLAKQQHDAIQRFVDCRLKVISGDTMREEEFTDLSALLTQYDVFVITAQMLVNAMHKRDVSIESFTLLIFDECHHCHGGHSFYKTMIPYHDKKHGHLEDQIDLPQIVGCTASIGVGKAKNVDQTVEHVKVMMANLDADVLVSVQRNRQELAEKMNTPEQSIVKIQTRKTDEFGTRIKILMTKTEECLKEAADEMDDKYAANPPTTKGNEQYTQWLQDVLLKAVAKVHDPTLSRSLYTARNYLKIYNEGLILYSYARATDCLNAIIENFEELPKPAKTATKVEQHLKSLFENEIENLKVCTTDKRKSEENPLLLKLKEIIVDTYHNESDMRGIVFVRTRPLADILASWMNETDDLKHIKAKKCTGAQAQRTDGGMTKVKQKETIDLFRKGDFKLIFATTIAEEGLDIKECNLVVRYDYAGNPISQIQAKVRRLTRNKSTNIYILRNISSLPPF, via the exons ATGGCTGAGGATACTGCGGAACCAAATAGTTCTCTGTATTACATGGATAGCATTAAATGCAGACTTGATTGTCCTGAAATACCCACTCTAGTCAAATTATACAGACCACTCATTGTTAGATGTCTGAAGGTCGAAGATGTTGTACATTACCTGGATGGTGTAATCAATACTC gagaaagagagaaaatcaTTCAGAGGGAGGATAAAAAAGGCTCAACAATTGCGATGGAAGATCTATTACATACTATAGAGGATAGCAGTCACGGCGAAAAGTGGACAAAATTTGTGAACATTGTTGAAAGAAAAG GTTATGAATATGTGGCCAAGGCTTTAAGGGGCGAGGAAGTGAATAGTGATGTTTTTAAGAAGTATACAAGGCTTCTTGAACCACATAAAATGAATCTTGTCGAAAGATTGAACCCAGAGGATTTACTGGTAACGTTAGAAACCCAGAAAAGGGTCATAACCACTACAGACAGAGAACAGATAAAagctgaaatgaaaaataagggtCCTATGGCTGGAACAATCGTTCTTTTAGACAGAATATGGAGAAGGTTTGAGAACTGGTACAGGGCATTCTTAGATGTGCTTTGTCAGAAAGAATACAAATATCTTGTGGAGGAGATTGATGATGAATTTGCAGAAG AATGGGACAAAAAAATCCAGGAAGGAAACCATCCCGAAGATATCAACCAACAATGTTCTGTTG ATGCACAAGGCCAGTTTCAAAATTTCATTACCCCCGTCCAATGCGTCTCTGACAATGACGAGTATAATCTGGGATCATCACTCAATATCAACTCCCTCGTCTCTTCCGGTTGTTCAAGAACCATCAAGCCAATATCCGTATCAGATGACAATCTTGATGAACAAGTCAAAAACGCAGAGGAAATTACTGGAGAAGATGTAGAGGAAACTACTGAGAAAGAAGTAGAAATTACGAAAACCAAAGAAAATCATGCCAATGAGACCGAATCAAACAATGTTTACCCGTGTAAATCAGTAGAGGACACCACGCAAG GATATGTTTATTGTGTAGAATCTACTTCAATAGAAGATAAAGAAGTAATTCTAGATACATTTGAGGAAAGAAGGTACCAGAATGAGTTGGCTGAACCTGCTAAACGAGGCCAAAACTGCTTAATAATAGCTCCAACTGGAAGTGGGAAAACAATCGTTGCTGTCAAAATTATCCAA CATCACCTACAAGTTAAGACCAGGccaaaaatcaagaaaattgcTTTTGTCGTTGACAAAAACAACTTGGCCAAACAGCAGCATGATGCAATTCAGCGTTTCGTCGATTGCCGATTGAAGGTAATATCTGGGGATACCATGCGCGAAGAGGAATTTACAGATCTGTCGGCTCTCCTCACACA GTATGACGTCTTTGTGATAACAGCCCAAATGCTCGTGAATGCAATGCATAAAAGAGATGTTAGCATTGAATCTTTCACACTCCTGATCTTTGATGAATGCCACCATTGCCATGGCGGGCATTCGTTCTATAAAACCATGATTCCTTACCATGACAAGAAACACGGTCACCTGGAGGATCAGATAGACCTACCgcag ATTGTTGGTTGCACGGCTTCTATTGGCGTTGGCAAAGCTAAAAACGTAGATCAAACCGTGGAGCATGTTAAAGTAATGATGGCCAATCTTGATGCAGACGTCCTGGTATCTGTACAAAGAAATAGGCAGGAATTGGCAGAGAAAATGAATACACCGGAGCAAT cTATCGTGAAAATACAAACTCGAAAGACAGATGAATTTGGGACAAGAATAAAGATATTAATGACGAAGACGGAAGAATGTTTGAAAGAAGCAGCAG ACGAAATGGATGATAAATATGCGGCCAATCCCCCAACTACAAAGGGAAATGAACAATACACTCAATGGCTACAGGATGTTCTTTTAAAAGCAGTTGCAAAAGTTCATGACCCTACCCTGAGTCGCTCTTTATATACAGCAAGAAATTACTTAAAG ATTTACAACGAAGGGTTGATTTTGTACTCATACGCCAGAGCGACGGATTGTTTGAATGCCATCATCGAAAACTTTGAGGAACTTCCTAAGCCAGCTAAAACAGCAACGAAAGTAGAACAACACTTAAAGAGTCTATTTGAAA ATGAGATAGAAAACCTAAAGGTCTGCACAACAGACAAAAGAAAGAGTGAAGAAAATCCCCTTCTACTAAAACTTAAAGAGATCATTGTGGATACTTATCATAATGAATCAGATATGAGAGGAATAGTTTTCGTTCGCACGCGCCCGCTCGCAGATATCCTTGCATCTTGGATGAACGAGACTGATGACCTTAAACACATTAAGGCAAAAAAATGTACTGGAGCTCAGGCGCAAAGAACTGATGGCG GAATGACTAAAGTGAAGCAGAAAGAAACCATTGATTTGTTTCGAAAGGGAGACTTTAAATTGATTTTCGCAACAACAATTGCTGAGGAGGGATTGGACATCAAAGAATGTAACCTTGTTGTAAGATATGATTATGCTGGAAACCCAATTTCGCAGATTCAAGCCAAAG TTAGAAGACTCACTAGAAATAAAAGTACCAACATATATATTCTCAGAAATATAAG tagcctgcctccattttaa
- the LOC125645626 gene encoding ATP-dependent RNA helicase DHX58-like isoform X1 has translation MAEDTAEPNSSLYYMDSIKCRLDCPEIPTLVKLYRPLIVRCLKVEDVVHYLDGVINTREREKIIQREDKKGSTIAMEDLLHTIEDSSHGEKWTKFVNIVERKGYEYVAKALRGEEVNSDVFKKYTRLLEPHKMNLVERLNPEDLLVTLETQKRVITTTDREQIKAEMKNKGPMAGTIVLLDRIWRRFENWYRAFLDVLCQKEYKYLVEEIDDEFAEEWDKKIQEGNHPEDINQQCSVDAQGQFQNFITPVQCVSDNDEYNLGSSLNINSLVSSGCSRTIKPISVSDDNLDEQVKNAEEITGEDVEETTEKEVEITKTKENHANETESNNVYPCKSVEDTTQGYVYCVESTSIEDKEVILDTFEERRYQNELAEPAKRGQNCLIIAPTGSGKTIVAVKIIQHHLQVKTRPKIKKIAFVVDKNNLAKQQHDAIQRFVDCRLKVISGDTMREEEFTDLSALLTQYDVFVITAQMLVNAMHKRDVSIESFTLLIFDECHHCHGGHSFYKTMIPYHDKKHGHLEDQIDLPQIVGCTASIGVGKAKNVDQTVEHVKVMMANLDADVLVSVQRNRQELAEKMNTPEQSIVKIQTRKTDEFGTRIKILMTKTEECLKEAADEMDDKYAANPPTTKGNEQYTQWLQDVLLKAVAKVHDPTLSRSLYTARNYLKIYNEGLILYSYARATDCLNAIIENFEELPKPAKTATKVEQHLKSLFENEIENLKVCTTDKRKSEENPLLLKLKEIIVDTYHNESDMRGIVFVRTRPLADILASWMNETDDLKHIKAKKCTGAQAQRTDGGMTKVKQKETIDLFRKGDFKLIFATTIAEEGLDIKECNLVVRYDYAGNPISQIQAKGRGRAENSRFYILASEDKSVAEREWTNSLKEPMMEDAMLIVQQEIATNNERFQLQKQELQRLAKRQREAAAQNKGVREVPDGQYVLRCLKCKEYMCLSGELRKLGSNYACIGQDFKDHVFCKKSEQVKYDGKNLKVGIGKVGCKECREKIGVVALYKEILFPVLQIKSLKIEDDMKRGDNVKKWKTVEERYFKVPPISLVDMEKISEAERLIDMD, from the exons ATGGCTGAGGATACTGCGGAACCAAATAGTTCTCTGTATTACATGGATAGCATTAAATGCAGACTTGATTGTCCTGAAATACCCACTCTAGTCAAATTATACAGACCACTCATTGTTAGATGTCTGAAGGTCGAAGATGTTGTACATTACCTGGATGGTGTAATCAATACTC gagaaagagagaaaatcaTTCAGAGGGAGGATAAAAAAGGCTCAACAATTGCGATGGAAGATCTATTACATACTATAGAGGATAGCAGTCACGGCGAAAAGTGGACAAAATTTGTGAACATTGTTGAAAGAAAAG GTTATGAATATGTGGCCAAGGCTTTAAGGGGCGAGGAAGTGAATAGTGATGTTTTTAAGAAGTATACAAGGCTTCTTGAACCACATAAAATGAATCTTGTCGAAAGATTGAACCCAGAGGATTTACTGGTAACGTTAGAAACCCAGAAAAGGGTCATAACCACTACAGACAGAGAACAGATAAAagctgaaatgaaaaataagggtCCTATGGCTGGAACAATCGTTCTTTTAGACAGAATATGGAGAAGGTTTGAGAACTGGTACAGGGCATTCTTAGATGTGCTTTGTCAGAAAGAATACAAATATCTTGTGGAGGAGATTGATGATGAATTTGCAGAAG AATGGGACAAAAAAATCCAGGAAGGAAACCATCCCGAAGATATCAACCAACAATGTTCTGTTG ATGCACAAGGCCAGTTTCAAAATTTCATTACCCCCGTCCAATGCGTCTCTGACAATGACGAGTATAATCTGGGATCATCACTCAATATCAACTCCCTCGTCTCTTCCGGTTGTTCAAGAACCATCAAGCCAATATCCGTATCAGATGACAATCTTGATGAACAAGTCAAAAACGCAGAGGAAATTACTGGAGAAGATGTAGAGGAAACTACTGAGAAAGAAGTAGAAATTACGAAAACCAAAGAAAATCATGCCAATGAGACCGAATCAAACAATGTTTACCCGTGTAAATCAGTAGAGGACACCACGCAAG GATATGTTTATTGTGTAGAATCTACTTCAATAGAAGATAAAGAAGTAATTCTAGATACATTTGAGGAAAGAAGGTACCAGAATGAGTTGGCTGAACCTGCTAAACGAGGCCAAAACTGCTTAATAATAGCTCCAACTGGAAGTGGGAAAACAATCGTTGCTGTCAAAATTATCCAA CATCACCTACAAGTTAAGACCAGGccaaaaatcaagaaaattgcTTTTGTCGTTGACAAAAACAACTTGGCCAAACAGCAGCATGATGCAATTCAGCGTTTCGTCGATTGCCGATTGAAGGTAATATCTGGGGATACCATGCGCGAAGAGGAATTTACAGATCTGTCGGCTCTCCTCACACA GTATGACGTCTTTGTGATAACAGCCCAAATGCTCGTGAATGCAATGCATAAAAGAGATGTTAGCATTGAATCTTTCACACTCCTGATCTTTGATGAATGCCACCATTGCCATGGCGGGCATTCGTTCTATAAAACCATGATTCCTTACCATGACAAGAAACACGGTCACCTGGAGGATCAGATAGACCTACCgcag ATTGTTGGTTGCACGGCTTCTATTGGCGTTGGCAAAGCTAAAAACGTAGATCAAACCGTGGAGCATGTTAAAGTAATGATGGCCAATCTTGATGCAGACGTCCTGGTATCTGTACAAAGAAATAGGCAGGAATTGGCAGAGAAAATGAATACACCGGAGCAAT cTATCGTGAAAATACAAACTCGAAAGACAGATGAATTTGGGACAAGAATAAAGATATTAATGACGAAGACGGAAGAATGTTTGAAAGAAGCAGCAG ACGAAATGGATGATAAATATGCGGCCAATCCCCCAACTACAAAGGGAAATGAACAATACACTCAATGGCTACAGGATGTTCTTTTAAAAGCAGTTGCAAAAGTTCATGACCCTACCCTGAGTCGCTCTTTATATACAGCAAGAAATTACTTAAAG ATTTACAACGAAGGGTTGATTTTGTACTCATACGCCAGAGCGACGGATTGTTTGAATGCCATCATCGAAAACTTTGAGGAACTTCCTAAGCCAGCTAAAACAGCAACGAAAGTAGAACAACACTTAAAGAGTCTATTTGAAA ATGAGATAGAAAACCTAAAGGTCTGCACAACAGACAAAAGAAAGAGTGAAGAAAATCCCCTTCTACTAAAACTTAAAGAGATCATTGTGGATACTTATCATAATGAATCAGATATGAGAGGAATAGTTTTCGTTCGCACGCGCCCGCTCGCAGATATCCTTGCATCTTGGATGAACGAGACTGATGACCTTAAACACATTAAGGCAAAAAAATGTACTGGAGCTCAGGCGCAAAGAACTGATGGCG GAATGACTAAAGTGAAGCAGAAAGAAACCATTGATTTGTTTCGAAAGGGAGACTTTAAATTGATTTTCGCAACAACAATTGCTGAGGAGGGATTGGACATCAAAGAATGTAACCTTGTTGTAAGATATGATTATGCTGGAAACCCAATTTCGCAGATTCAAGCCAAAG GACGAGGGCGTGCTGAAAACAGCCGGTTCTATATTCTGGCATCAGAAGACAAAAGTGTTGCAGAGAGAGAGTGGACAAATTCTTTGAAAGAACCCATGATGGAAGATGCTATGTTGATAGTTCAGCAAGAAATTGCTACAAACAATGAAAGATTCCAGCTTCAAAAACAAGAGTTGCAGCGTTTGGCAAAAAGACAACGAGAAGCTGCAGCCCAGAACAAAGGCGTGAGAGAAGTTCCTGATGGACAATACGTACTCAG ATGCCTGAAATGCAAAGAATACATGTGTCTCTCCGGTGAACTGAGAAAATTAGGGTCTAATTACGCATGTATTGGTCAAGATTTTAAGGATCACGTTTTCTGTAAGAAAAGTGAACAAGTGAAGTACGATGGGAAGAATTTGAAGGTGGGCATAGGAAAGGTAGGATGCAAGGAATGTCGGGAAAAAATTGGAGTCGTCGCTCTTTACAAAGAAATCCTGTTTCCCGTCTTGCAAATTAAGTCTCTAAAAATAGAAGATGACATGAAAAGAGGGGACAACGTAAAAAAGTGGAAAACGGTGGAGGAAAGGTATTTCAAAGTACCTCCTATATCTCTGGTAGATATGGAAAAAATCTCAGAAGCAGAACGCTTGATTGATATGGATTGA
- the LOC125645626 gene encoding antiviral innate immune response receptor RIG-I-like isoform X7, protein MAEDTAEPNSSLYYMDSIKCRLDCPEIPTLVKLYRPLIVRCLKVEDVVHYLDGVINTREREKIIQREDKKGSTIAMEDLLHTIEDSSHGEKWTKFVNIVERKGYEYVAKALRGEEVNSDVFKKYTRLLEPHKMNLVERLNPEDLLVTLETQKRVITTTDREQIKAEMKNKGPMAGTIVLLDRIWRRFENWYRAFLDVLCQKEYKYLVEEIDDEFAEEWDKKIQEGNHPEDINQQCSVDAQGQFQNFITPVQCVSDNDEYNLGSSLNINSLVSSGCSRTIKPISVSDDNLDEQVKNAEEITGEDVEETTEKEVEITKTKENHANETESNNVYPCKSVEDTTQESTSIEDKEVILDTFEERRYQNELAEPAKRGQNCLIIAPTGSGKTIVAVKIIQHHLQVKTRPKIKKIAFVVDKNNLAKQQHDAIQRFVDCRLKVISGDTMREEEFTDLSALLTQYDVFVITAQMLVNAMHKRDVSIESFTLLIFDECHHCHGGHSFYKTMIPYHDKKHGHLEDQIDLPQIVGCTASIGVGKAKNVDQTVEHVKVMMANLDADVLVSVQRNRQELAEKMNTPEQSIVKIQTRKTDEFGTRIKILMTKTEECLKEAADEMDDKYAANPPTTKGNEQYTQWLQDVLLKAVAKVHDPTLSRSLYTARNYLKIYNEGLILYSYARATDCLNAIIENFEELPKPAKTATKVEQHLKSLFENEIENLKVCTTDKRKSEENPLLLKLKEIIVDTYHNESDMRGIVFVRTRPLADILASWMNETDDLKHIKAKKCTGAQAQRTDGGMTKVKQKETIDLFRKGDFKLIFATTIAEEGLDIKECNLVVRYDYAGNPISQIQAKVRRLTRNKSTNIYILRNISSLPPF, encoded by the exons ATGGCTGAGGATACTGCGGAACCAAATAGTTCTCTGTATTACATGGATAGCATTAAATGCAGACTTGATTGTCCTGAAATACCCACTCTAGTCAAATTATACAGACCACTCATTGTTAGATGTCTGAAGGTCGAAGATGTTGTACATTACCTGGATGGTGTAATCAATACTC gagaaagagagaaaatcaTTCAGAGGGAGGATAAAAAAGGCTCAACAATTGCGATGGAAGATCTATTACATACTATAGAGGATAGCAGTCACGGCGAAAAGTGGACAAAATTTGTGAACATTGTTGAAAGAAAAG GTTATGAATATGTGGCCAAGGCTTTAAGGGGCGAGGAAGTGAATAGTGATGTTTTTAAGAAGTATACAAGGCTTCTTGAACCACATAAAATGAATCTTGTCGAAAGATTGAACCCAGAGGATTTACTGGTAACGTTAGAAACCCAGAAAAGGGTCATAACCACTACAGACAGAGAACAGATAAAagctgaaatgaaaaataagggtCCTATGGCTGGAACAATCGTTCTTTTAGACAGAATATGGAGAAGGTTTGAGAACTGGTACAGGGCATTCTTAGATGTGCTTTGTCAGAAAGAATACAAATATCTTGTGGAGGAGATTGATGATGAATTTGCAGAAG AATGGGACAAAAAAATCCAGGAAGGAAACCATCCCGAAGATATCAACCAACAATGTTCTGTTG ATGCACAAGGCCAGTTTCAAAATTTCATTACCCCCGTCCAATGCGTCTCTGACAATGACGAGTATAATCTGGGATCATCACTCAATATCAACTCCCTCGTCTCTTCCGGTTGTTCAAGAACCATCAAGCCAATATCCGTATCAGATGACAATCTTGATGAACAAGTCAAAAACGCAGAGGAAATTACTGGAGAAGATGTAGAGGAAACTACTGAGAAAGAAGTAGAAATTACGAAAACCAAAGAAAATCATGCCAATGAGACCGAATCAAACAATGTTTACCCGTGTAAATCAGTAGAGGACACCACGCAAG AATCTACTTCAATAGAAGATAAAGAAGTAATTCTAGATACATTTGAGGAAAGAAGGTACCAGAATGAGTTGGCTGAACCTGCTAAACGAGGCCAAAACTGCTTAATAATAGCTCCAACTGGAAGTGGGAAAACAATCGTTGCTGTCAAAATTATCCAA CATCACCTACAAGTTAAGACCAGGccaaaaatcaagaaaattgcTTTTGTCGTTGACAAAAACAACTTGGCCAAACAGCAGCATGATGCAATTCAGCGTTTCGTCGATTGCCGATTGAAGGTAATATCTGGGGATACCATGCGCGAAGAGGAATTTACAGATCTGTCGGCTCTCCTCACACA GTATGACGTCTTTGTGATAACAGCCCAAATGCTCGTGAATGCAATGCATAAAAGAGATGTTAGCATTGAATCTTTCACACTCCTGATCTTTGATGAATGCCACCATTGCCATGGCGGGCATTCGTTCTATAAAACCATGATTCCTTACCATGACAAGAAACACGGTCACCTGGAGGATCAGATAGACCTACCgcag ATTGTTGGTTGCACGGCTTCTATTGGCGTTGGCAAAGCTAAAAACGTAGATCAAACCGTGGAGCATGTTAAAGTAATGATGGCCAATCTTGATGCAGACGTCCTGGTATCTGTACAAAGAAATAGGCAGGAATTGGCAGAGAAAATGAATACACCGGAGCAAT cTATCGTGAAAATACAAACTCGAAAGACAGATGAATTTGGGACAAGAATAAAGATATTAATGACGAAGACGGAAGAATGTTTGAAAGAAGCAGCAG ACGAAATGGATGATAAATATGCGGCCAATCCCCCAACTACAAAGGGAAATGAACAATACACTCAATGGCTACAGGATGTTCTTTTAAAAGCAGTTGCAAAAGTTCATGACCCTACCCTGAGTCGCTCTTTATATACAGCAAGAAATTACTTAAAG ATTTACAACGAAGGGTTGATTTTGTACTCATACGCCAGAGCGACGGATTGTTTGAATGCCATCATCGAAAACTTTGAGGAACTTCCTAAGCCAGCTAAAACAGCAACGAAAGTAGAACAACACTTAAAGAGTCTATTTGAAA ATGAGATAGAAAACCTAAAGGTCTGCACAACAGACAAAAGAAAGAGTGAAGAAAATCCCCTTCTACTAAAACTTAAAGAGATCATTGTGGATACTTATCATAATGAATCAGATATGAGAGGAATAGTTTTCGTTCGCACGCGCCCGCTCGCAGATATCCTTGCATCTTGGATGAACGAGACTGATGACCTTAAACACATTAAGGCAAAAAAATGTACTGGAGCTCAGGCGCAAAGAACTGATGGCG GAATGACTAAAGTGAAGCAGAAAGAAACCATTGATTTGTTTCGAAAGGGAGACTTTAAATTGATTTTCGCAACAACAATTGCTGAGGAGGGATTGGACATCAAAGAATGTAACCTTGTTGTAAGATATGATTATGCTGGAAACCCAATTTCGCAGATTCAAGCCAAAG TTAGAAGACTCACTAGAAATAAAAGTACCAACATATATATTCTCAGAAATATAAG tagcctgcctccattttaa